A single window of Helicobacter pylori NCTC 11637 = CCUG 17874 = ATCC 43504 = JCM 12093 DNA harbors:
- a CDS encoding pyridoxal phosphate-dependent aminotransferase: MLYSSKIQSLSESTTIAISTLAKELKSQGKDILSFSAGEPDFDTPQAIKDAAIKALNDGFTKYTPVAGIPELLKAIAFKLKKENNLDYELSEILVSNGAKQSLFNAIQALIEEGDEVIIPVPFWVTYPELVKYSGGVSQFIQTDEKSHFKITPKQLKDALSPKTKMLILTTPSNPTGMLYSKAELEALGEVLKETKVWVLSDEIYEKLVYKGEFVSCAAVSEEMKKRTITINGLSKSVAMTGWRMGYAASKDKKLVKLMNNLQSQCTSNINSITQMASIVALEGLVDKEIETMRQAFEKRCDLAHAEINAIGGLNALKPDGAFYLFINIGSLCGGDSMRFCHELLEKEGVALVPGKAFGLEGYVRLSFACSEEQIEKGIERIARFVKSKG; encoded by the coding sequence ATGTTATATTCCTCTAAAATCCAATCCCTTTCAGAATCCACAACGATCGCTATCAGCACGCTCGCTAAAGAATTGAAATCGCAAGGAAAAGATATTTTAAGTTTTTCAGCGGGTGAGCCTGATTTTGACACCCCACAAGCGATTAAAGATGCGGCTATAAAAGCCCTAAATGACGGCTTTACAAAATACACTCCAGTGGCTGGGATTCCTGAATTACTCAAAGCAATCGCTTTTAAATTGAAAAAAGAAAACAACTTGGATTATGAGCTGAGTGAAATTTTAGTGAGTAATGGTGCTAAGCAAAGCTTGTTCAATGCGATTCAAGCCTTAATAGAAGAGGGCGATGAGGTGATTATCCCTGTGCCTTTTTGGGTAACTTACCCTGAGCTTGTGAAATACAGCGGAGGGGTGAGTCAATTCATTCAAACCGATGAAAAAAGCCATTTTAAAATCACCCCCAAGCAGCTTAAAGACGCCTTAAGCCCCAAAACAAAAATGCTCATTCTCACCACTCCATCAAACCCTACCGGCATGCTTTATAGTAAGGCGGAATTAGAGGCTTTGGGCGAAGTTTTGAAAGAGACAAAAGTTTGGGTGCTTAGCGATGAAATTTATGAAAAGCTTGTCTATAAAGGGGAGTTTGTTTCTTGCGCGGCGGTGAGTGAAGAGATGAAAAAACGCACCATTACCATTAATGGCTTGAGCAAGTCAGTGGCGATGACAGGCTGGCGTATGGGCTATGCGGCGAGCAAGGATAAAAAGTTAGTCAAATTGATGAACAACTTGCAAAGCCAATGCACTTCCAATATCAATTCTATCACGCAAATGGCTTCTATTGTGGCACTTGAGGGGTTGGTGGATAAGGAAATTGAAACGATGCGTCAGGCTTTTGAAAAACGCTGTGATTTAGCCCACGCAGAAATCAATGCGATTGGAGGGTTGAATGCTTTAAAACCTGATGGGGCGTTTTATCTTTTTATCAACATTGGTAGCCTTTGTGGGGGGGATTCGATGCGATTTTGCCATGAGTTGTTAGAAAAAGAAGGCGTGGCGTTAGTACCTGGAAAGGCTTTTGGATTGGAAGGCTATGTCCGTTTGTCTTTTGCATGCTCAGAAGAGCAGATTGAAAAGGGGATTGAACGCATCGCTCGCTTTGTCAAATCAAAGGGATAA
- a CDS encoding P-loop NTPase fold protein: protein MSENSIIEIKEREILKEKIIELLKKSKDQNKPVAIAINGEWGIGKTYLWKNELAPLIREELKKNPIYTSVFGKKDEQAIIEDLVAQFLSAEKQKTDSIRNIINGILSFLSVHFGVKINVNIDFLFKTLKKEHMENTIVCIDEFERLSDKIPVQDILGLISELKEHKGCCVYCDLQ, encoded by the coding sequence GTGAGCGAAAATAGTATCATAGAAATTAAAGAGCGAGAGATCTTAAAAGAAAAGATTATTGAGCTTCTAAAAAAGAGCAAGGATCAAAATAAGCCTGTCGCTATTGCCATTAATGGGGAGTGGGGGATAGGAAAAACCTATTTATGGAAAAATGAATTAGCTCCACTCATTAGAGAAGAACTTAAAAAAAATCCCATTTACACCTCTGTTTTTGGAAAAAAAGATGAGCAAGCGATCATTGAAGATCTAGTCGCTCAATTTTTAAGCGCTGAAAAACAAAAAACTGATTCAATAAGAAACATCATTAATGGGATACTTTCATTTCTTAGTGTGCATTTTGGGGTAAAAATAAATGTTAATATTGATTTTTTATTTAAAACGCTTAAAAAAGAGCATATGGAAAATACCATTGTGTGCATTGATGAGTTTGAAAGACTATCTGATAAGATCCCAGTGCAAGATATTTTGGGGTTGATTTCTGAACTCAAGGAACATAAGGGGTGTTGTGTTTATTGCGATTTACAATGA
- a CDS encoding outer membrane protein, which yields MKKFVVFKTLCLSVVLGNSLVAAEGSTEVQKQLEKPKEYKAVKGEKNAWYLGISYQVGQASQSVKNPPKSSEFNYPKFPVGKTDYLAVMQGLGLTVGYKQFFGEKRWFGARYYGFMDYGHAVFGANALTSDNGGVCELHQPCATKVGTMGNLSDMFTYGVGIDTLYNVINKEDASFGFFFGAQIAGNSWGNTTGAFLETKSPYKHTSYSLDPAIFQFLFNLGIRTHIGRHQEFDFGVKIPTINVYYFNHGNLSFTYRRQYSLYVGYRYNF from the coding sequence ATGAAAAAGTTTGTAGTGTTTAAAACGCTCTGTTTATCGGTAGTGTTAGGTAATAGTCTTGTGGCAGCAGAAGGCAGCACAGAAGTGCAAAAGCAATTGGAAAAGCCAAAAGAGTATAAAGCAGTGAAAGGCGAGAAAAACGCTTGGTATTTGGGGATTAGCTATCAGGTCGGTCAGGCTTCGCAAAGCGTTAAAAACCCTCCCAAAAGCAGTGAATTTAACTACCCTAAGTTCCCTGTGGGTAAAACCGACTATCTGGCCGTTATGCAAGGCTTAGGGCTTACTGTGGGTTATAAGCAGTTTTTCGGGGAAAAGAGATGGTTTGGTGCGCGTTATTATGGCTTTATGGATTATGGGCATGCCGTGTTTGGAGCGAACGCTTTGACATCAGATAATGGTGGGGTGTGCGAGCTTCACCAACCATGCGCGACCAAAGTAGGGACAATGGGCAATCTGTCTGACATGTTCACTTATGGTGTGGGTATTGACACTTTATACAATGTCATCAATAAAGAAGATGCGAGTTTTGGTTTCTTTTTTGGGGCTCAAATCGCGGGTAACTCTTGGGGTAATACGACAGGGGCCTTTTTGGAAACTAAAAGCCCTTATAAGCACACTTCCTATAGCCTTGATCCGGCGATTTTCCAGTTCCTTTTTAATTTAGGGATCCGCACCCATATTGGCCGGCATCAAGAATTCGACTTTGGCGTGAAGATTCCTACTATCAATGTTTATTATTTTAACCATGGGAATTTGAGCTTCACTTACCGCCGTCAATACAGCCTTTATGTAGGGTATCGTTACAATTTCTGA